The proteins below are encoded in one region of Winogradskyella helgolandensis:
- a CDS encoding 1-acyl-sn-glycerol-3-phosphate acyltransferase, which translates to MRWLAKFIYFKVLGWKVVGNTNFSKDTVKKAVIIAAPHTSWVDFYLSLLLRNVTQVKTNFVGKKELFVWPFGYYFRAVGGKALDRTSGQNKVETIAKLFEGEEEFRLALSPEGTRKKVEKWKTGFYYIAKKANVPIIMYTFDFKNKQNKVSEPFYPTEDMEADFKYMRSFYEGVEGKVKEYS; encoded by the coding sequence ATGCGCTGGTTAGCAAAATTCATATATTTTAAAGTATTGGGTTGGAAGGTTGTTGGCAATACTAACTTTTCAAAAGATACCGTTAAGAAGGCTGTAATAATTGCAGCTCCACATACCAGTTGGGTTGATTTTTATTTGTCCCTTTTATTAAGGAATGTAACTCAAGTAAAAACAAATTTCGTTGGAAAAAAAGAGCTTTTTGTATGGCCATTTGGTTACTATTTTAGAGCCGTAGGAGGGAAAGCATTAGACAGGACTTCTGGTCAGAATAAAGTTGAAACTATAGCTAAATTATTCGAAGGAGAAGAAGAGTTCAGGTTAGCATTATCACCAGAAGGTACCAGGAAAAAAGTAGAAAAATGGAAAACAGGATTCTACTATATTGCTAAAAAAGCTAATGTACCTATCATAATGTATACCTTCGACTTTAAAAACAAACAGAATAAGGTGTCAGAACCATTTTATCCCACAGAAGATATGGAAGCTGATTTTAAGTATATGAGATCCTTTTATGAAGGAGTTGAAGGAAAGGTAAAAGAATACAGTTAG
- a CDS encoding nuclear transport factor 2 family protein yields MENIIKTFYTALNNCDGPTMASCYHEDVVFEDPAFGILKGERAKAMWLMLCESQNETSFNVEFSNVSANENSGSAHWEAHYTFSKTGRKVHNKIDASFEFKDGLIIKHTDEFDLHKWAKQAMGIKGIFFGGMQFFKNKLQNQTNYLLDEFIKVKKLSN; encoded by the coding sequence ATGGAAAACATCATAAAAACATTTTACACGGCTTTAAATAATTGTGATGGTCCTACAATGGCATCATGCTACCATGAAGACGTTGTTTTTGAAGATCCTGCTTTTGGTATTTTGAAAGGGGAACGCGCTAAAGCGATGTGGTTAATGCTTTGCGAATCACAAAATGAAACTAGTTTTAATGTTGAGTTTTCAAATGTAAGCGCTAACGAAAACAGTGGTTCAGCACATTGGGAAGCGCATTACACGTTTAGCAAAACCGGACGAAAAGTACATAATAAAATTGACGCCTCATTTGAATTTAAAGACGGCTTAATTATAAAACATACGGACGAATTTGATTTACATAAATGGGCAAAACAAGCCATGGGAATTAAAGGTATATTTTTTGGAGGTATGCAGTTCTTTAAAAATAAGCTTCAAAATCAGACGAATTATCTATTAGATGAATTTATAAAAGTAAAAAAGCTATCCAATTAA
- a CDS encoding ABC transporter permease has translation MKKFIRLIKVEFKRIFSNGVLLAIFFGAPIGYGILFGYVYQQAKVIDLPIVIVDQDQSPTTDKIIDAFEDNEVLLVTDVRSTDGNIVNEMPKEQYAAVITFPSDFEKNLLQKQHPEVRIDLNMANILNANTASKNISTVLMTINAGIEIEGLKKQGLHPKQAKVTYESFKINFNKLYNSTGNYITFMLPGLLAAIMQQVIFLAMALVFSRDFEDGYFITLTKESKSSLYHIALKATPFIIMLPIMWLLISLLFPYFNITAGIFNTPMIVLTLLLTLASMGIGMLFSIAIPNQLKATELLMVISTPAFILSGFTWPTLAIPDFITSVAQFIPVTQYLSGFRKVAFYGGDLSSAASEIKILILIISVTFIAMIILLQYKINISIKKQKKQIGNH, from the coding sequence ATGAAAAAATTTATAAGGCTTATTAAGGTTGAGTTTAAACGTATTTTTTCGAATGGTGTTTTACTTGCTATTTTTTTTGGAGCACCAATTGGCTACGGTATTTTATTTGGTTACGTCTATCAACAAGCAAAAGTTATAGATTTACCCATTGTCATAGTAGACCAAGACCAAAGTCCTACAACAGATAAAATTATTGATGCTTTTGAAGACAATGAAGTATTATTGGTTACTGATGTGCGTTCTACTGATGGCAATATTGTAAATGAAATGCCTAAAGAACAATATGCTGCAGTTATAACGTTTCCTTCAGATTTTGAAAAAAACCTATTACAGAAACAGCACCCTGAAGTCCGCATAGACCTTAACATGGCAAATATTTTAAACGCCAATACAGCAAGTAAAAATATAAGTACAGTTTTAATGACCATAAATGCTGGCATAGAAATCGAAGGACTCAAAAAACAAGGTCTTCATCCAAAGCAAGCAAAAGTGACTTATGAGAGTTTTAAAATCAACTTTAATAAGCTCTATAATTCCACCGGAAACTATATTACTTTTATGTTACCAGGATTACTTGCCGCAATCATGCAACAGGTTATTTTCTTAGCTATGGCATTGGTGTTTTCAAGAGATTTTGAAGATGGCTATTTCATTACTTTAACAAAAGAAAGCAAATCATCACTCTATCATATCGCGTTAAAAGCGACTCCTTTCATCATTATGCTACCAATTATGTGGCTATTAATAAGTCTGCTATTTCCTTATTTTAATATTACAGCAGGTATTTTTAATACACCCATGATTGTTCTAACCTTATTATTGACGCTTGCTTCTATGGGAATTGGAATGTTGTTTTCTATTGCTATACCCAATCAACTGAAGGCAACAGAATTATTAATGGTTATTTCTACACCTGCATTTATACTTAGCGGATTTACATGGCCAACTTTAGCCATACCAGATTTTATTACTAGCGTTGCTCAGTTTATTCCTGTGACGCAATACTTAAGTGGGTTTAGAAAAGTAGCGTTCTATGGAGGTGATTTGTCCTCTGCTGCATCAGAAATAAAAATTTTAATACTGATAATTAGTGTCACATTTATAGCGATGATTATACTGCTTCAATATAAAATTAATATCTCTATAAAAAAGCAAAAAAAACAGATTGGAAACCATTAA